TAGGGGCAGATGTTGCAGTTGCAGTTGCCGTCGGCGCCGGGCGCACCGATGAAGTTCTTCTCGGGCAGCGCCAGCTCCATCTGGTGGATGATGTGCGGCTCGGTCGCGACGATCAGCGTATCGCCGGGGAAGCTCTTCGCGAACTGCAATATTCCGCTGGTCGAGCCGACATAGTCGGCATGGTCGACGATGTGCGGGGGGCATTCGGGGTGCGCCGCGACCGGGGCGCCCGGATGCTGGGTCTTCAATTTGATCAGCTCGGTTTCGCTGAACGCCTCGTGGACGATGCAAACGCCGGGCCACAGCAGCATGTCGCGCCCGAACTTGCGATTGAGATAGCCGCCGAGGTGGCGGTCGGGACCGAAGATGATCTTCTGGCTCTCGGGGATCTGGCTGATGATCGTCTCGGCGCTCGACGAGGTGACGATGATGTCGCTCAGCGCCTTCACCGCCGCCGAGCAGTTGATGTAGGTCAGCGCGATATGGTCCGGATGCGCCTCGCGGAAACGCTTGAACTGTTCGGGTGGACAACTGTCCTCGAGGCTGCACCCCGCGTCCATGTCGGGAAGGATCACGGTCTTTTCCGGCGACAAAATCTTTGCCGTCTCGGCCATGAACTTCACGCCGCAGAATGCGATCACCTCGGCATCGGTCTCCGCCGCCTTGCGTGACAACTCGAGCGAATCGCCGACGAAATCGGCCAAGTCCTGAATCTCGGGCTTCTGGTAATAATGCGCGAGGATGACGGCGTTGCGCTCCTTGCGGAGGCGGTCGATTTCGGCGCGCAGGTCGAGGCCCGAGAGAT
This genomic interval from Sphingopyxis chilensis contains the following:
- the nadA gene encoding quinolinate synthase NadA; amino-acid sequence: MTAPIRENLSGLDLRAEIDRLRKERNAVILAHYYQKPEIQDLADFVGDSLELSRKAAETDAEVIAFCGVKFMAETAKILSPEKTVILPDMDAGCSLEDSCPPEQFKRFREAHPDHIALTYINCSAAVKALSDIIVTSSSAETIISQIPESQKIIFGPDRHLGGYLNRKFGRDMLLWPGVCIVHEAFSETELIKLKTQHPGAPVAAHPECPPHIVDHADYVGSTSGILQFAKSFPGDTLIVATEPHIIHQMELALPEKNFIGAPGADGNCNCNICPYMALNTMEKLYIALRDLQPRIEMDEELRLAARKSLDRMLEMASGTVGKGDLGRA